GGAAGCGTGGTGGGTGAGGCCAGGATCACCGACAGGGTTCCGCCGAAGATGGTGTTCGTGCCCTTCCATTTCGGAGAACAACCCGCCAATGTGCTGACGGCTTCGGTCTGGGACGAGACATCAGAGACACCGGCTTACAAGATCAACGCTGTCAAGGTCGAAAAAGCCTGAGCAAGACCCTTCGACCGGACAAATGAAAAGGGGGCACGGGATTTTACCCGTGCCACCTTTTTCTCTCAGCCAACAATTCAAACGGCTAGTCTTCGTCTTCCTGGACCTCCGACTCGGCAATGATCTTTTTTGTGATATCGTGGGGCACTTCCTCGTAATGGGAGAGCTCCATGGTGAAGTTACCTCGCCCGGAGGTCATGGACCTGAGGATAATCGCATAGCGGAACATCTCTGCCAGTGGTACCTGGGCTTTCACGACCTGGAGCCTTCCCCGGCTGTCGATCCCCAAAATCTTGCCCCTGCGGCTGTTGAAGTCTCCCATGACGTCCCCAAGATAGTCTTCAGGCACCACCACTTCGACGTTCATTATCGGCTCCAGGAGGATGGGCGATGCTTCGGCCATACCTTTTTTGAAGGCCATGGAAGCCGCAATCTTGAAAGCCATCTCCGATGAGTCGACTTCGTGGTAGGAACCAAAGAAGAGGCTGGCCTTGAAATCCACCGCGGGGTAACCCGCAAGGACTCCCTTCAGGTAGGCCTCCTTGAGCCCCTTCTCCACTGCCGGGATGTAGGATTTGGGAACCACTCCACCGACGATCTTGTCTTCGAACTGGAAACCCTCACCGCGGGCAAGGGGCGAGAATTCGATGTGGACATCGCCGT
This genomic stretch from Thermovirga sp. harbors:
- a CDS encoding molybdopterin dinucleotide-binding protein, with amino-acid sequence GSVVGEARITDRVPPKMVFVPFHFGEQPANVLTASVWDETSETPAYKINAVKVEKA